In Aedes albopictus strain Foshan chromosome 3, AalbF5, whole genome shotgun sequence, the following are encoded in one genomic region:
- the LOC109432313 gene encoding uncharacterized protein LOC109432313: MASRNWLLAALVGMILIYESTALTCLKCKDTETDASCVAAVGTVSACTNTDDTLCYLRNNDGKIERGCLKDLPVAEQAECKEAGAKCVSCAGDSCNNDRWMKCHVCDGETAACTGTQEAAGAALCPLFAKADQCYAKADENRVTRGCKSSLPAVDDGCTGNKNCEFCSDDGCNKLSGEALKTYPKCLTCTSLSDAKCEDATAVADECPNREDTCYTRVQDNVLHRGCLSQLAEADQTKCKNDVDSTCKVCSDEEGCNKDIWLRCHQCKETEDAPCAEKQTVEKAAFCKNFRDPYNRCYERLESDKVVRGCENDLTTVGNACTGYPECRTCPENGCNSAEATTLKTENRCLQCSTSKDDDLTCLLGTALSTPCVKVSGKKCYSRTNNDGVLTRGCYGDLTANEVTACTGKTCTTCEAEGCNGKVFPTDRLRCYQCKTTEADKSCSNQLTGEPKSSYCVLYKDEDKCYSRISDGAFERGCQSNLKTAACEGLTAKECLLCSGENCNSISEERLKNSAGQKTVSAILLAVVAAFVVLK, from the exons CTCTCACCTGCCTCAAGTGTAAAGACACCGAAACGGATGCAAGCTGTGTGGCAGCAGTAGGAACAGTCAGTGCCTGCACCAACACAGATGACACATTGTGCTATTTGCGCAACAATGACGGCAAAATTGAACGTGGCTGTCTGAAGGACCTCCCAGTGGCAGAACAAGCCGAATGCAAGGAAGCTGGAGCCAAATGCGTATCCTGCGCTGGCGATAGCTGTAACAATGACCGGTGGATGAAGTGTCACGTGTGCGATGGCGAAACCGCTGCTTGCACTGGCACGCAGGAAGCCGCTGGAGCCGCTCTCTGCCCACTCTTTGCCAAGGCAGACCAATGCTATGCCAAAGCTGATGAAAATAGAG TAACACGTGGATGCAAGTCGAGTCTGCCAGCTGTCGATGACGGCTGCACCGGCAACAAGAACTGCGAGTTCTGCAGCGATGACGGATGCAACAAACTTTCGGGAGAAGCGCTGAAGACTTACCCCAAGTGTCTCACGTGCACGTCTCTGAGTGATGCCAAATGCGAAGATGCTACAGCAGTAGCCGATGAGTGCCCCAATCGAGAGGACACTTGCTACACGCGAGTTCAAG ATAATGTCCTGCACCGTGGATGTCTGTCCCAGTTGGCCGAAGCTGATCAGACCAAGTGCAAAAACGATGTAGATTCTACCTGTAAAGTTTGTTCGGATGAAGAAGGATGCAACAAGGACATCTGGCTCCGGTGTCACCAGTGCAAGGAAACGGAAGATGCACCCTGTGCCGAAAAGCAAACCGTTGAAAAAGCGGCATTCTGTAAGAACTTCCGGGATCCCTACAATCGATGCTACGAACGTTTGGAAAGTGATAAGGTCGTGCGAGGATGTGAAAACGATCTGACAACTGTTGGCAATGCCTGCACGGGTTACCCAGAATGCCGAACATGCCCGGAAAATGGCTGCAACAGTGCCGAAGCCACCACCCTAAAAACCGAGAACCGATGCCTTCAGTGTTCGACCAGCAAGGATGACGACTTGACCTGCCTTTTGGGAACGGCACTCAGCACCCCATGTGTCAAAGTATCGGGCAAAAAGTGCTACTCGAGAACCAATAACG ATGGCGTTCTAACTCGAGGCTGCTACGGAGACTTGACTGCGAATGAAGTCACAGCCTGTACCGGTAAGACATGTACCACCTGCGAGGCGGAAGGCTGCAACGGTAAGGTGTTCCCAACGGATCGCCTTCGGTGCTACCAGTGCAAGACAACCGAGGCGGACAAGTCCTGTTCCAATCAGTTGACCGGCGAACCCAAGTCCAGCTACTGCGTGCTGTACAAGGACGAAGACAAGTGCTACTCTCGAATTTCCGATGGAGCTT TCGAACGAGGATGTCAGTCCAACCTGAAGACGGCCGCTTGCGAGGGTCTGACGGCGAAGGAATGTCTGCTCTGTTCGGGCGAGAACTGCAACAGCATTTCGGAGGAAAGACTGAAGAACTCTGCCGGACAGAAGACCGTCAGTGCGATTTTGCTGGCTGTCGTTGCGGCGTTCGTAGTGCTTAAGTAA